The following are encoded in a window of Shewanella psychrotolerans genomic DNA:
- a CDS encoding GNAT family N-acetyltransferase: MMKVLEQYRQPANMLCQSFRHSECQAYISPLIDADIATLKQIGTDPTIWRFARFPKSEQAVFNRYFESLLKDPSSFLFTVRDKNTQEVIGFTRLKSIDFNHKRAEIGTWLMGTSQGKGINKYIKKQLLTVAFEILKLEEVYCYVNRENQPSVKSLLSLGFVINEDKNRLSPTHKKEVDMAQYYIHISADRFAQTLWQQQA; the protein is encoded by the coding sequence ATGATGAAGGTGCTTGAGCAATACAGGCAACCCGCAAACATGCTCTGCCAGTCATTTAGGCACAGTGAATGTCAGGCGTATATTTCGCCATTAATCGACGCTGATATTGCGACGCTAAAACAGATCGGAACCGATCCGACCATTTGGCGCTTCGCTCGTTTCCCTAAAAGCGAGCAAGCTGTTTTCAATCGTTATTTTGAATCGCTGCTTAAAGATCCAAGCAGTTTCCTGTTTACGGTAAGAGATAAAAACACCCAAGAAGTAATAGGGTTTACTCGCCTTAAAAGCATTGACTTTAACCATAAGCGAGCTGAAATAGGCACCTGGTTAATGGGTACCAGTCAAGGGAAGGGAATCAACAAATATATTAAAAAACAACTACTCACAGTAGCCTTTGAGATACTAAAACTTGAAGAAGTCTACTGTTATGTCAACCGCGAAAACCAACCTTCGGTAAAGAGTCTACTCTCGCTTGGCTTTGTGATTAACGAGGATAAAAATCGCCTTTCACCTACCCATAAGAAAGAGGTTGATATGGCGCAGTACTATATCCATATCAGCGCCGACCGCTTCGCTCAAACATTATGGCAACAGCAGGCATAA